A single region of the Mechercharimyces sp. CAU 1602 genome encodes:
- a CDS encoding organic hydroperoxide resistance protein: MEALYTATATAQGGRNGKVTSSDGILNLDVRMPKGLGGSGEEATNPEQLFAAGYSACFDSALNLVARQQKAKVETKVTTHVSIGKDTDGGFALSANMEVSITGVEQAEAEKLVEMAHQVCPYSKATRGNMDVTFDVSAS, encoded by the coding sequence ATGGAAGCTTTGTATACTGCAACAGCAACAGCGCAAGGTGGTCGCAACGGAAAAGTAACTTCATCCGATGGGATTTTAAATTTGGATGTTCGCATGCCGAAGGGTTTAGGTGGATCAGGAGAAGAAGCGACAAATCCGGAACAACTTTTTGCCGCTGGTTATTCTGCTTGTTTCGATAGTGCGCTCAACTTGGTGGCACGTCAACAAAAAGCGAAGGTAGAAACCAAAGTAACCACTCATGTAAGTATTGGCAAAGATACTGACGGTGGTTTTGCATTATCCGCCAATATGGAAGTAAGCATCACAGGGGTCGAACAAGCTGAGGCTGAGAAACTAGTAGAAATGGCCCACCAAGTGTGTCCATATTCAAAAGCAACACGCGGCAATATGGATGTCACTTTCGATGTTAGTGCCTCCTAA
- a CDS encoding tyrosine-type recombinase/integrase — protein sequence MATTDYPFSRKLSPSINRLVLGFPEDVQEFFLEMISADRSQQTISNYAYDFALFFDYLKEKGIALEEIRPITIKRFFRHIENGYERVIQIQLRREDPITGEVERKWIERKHYRENTYAGKQRKRASLRSLFRYLVKLGALDKDPMEEYEDASLRSRSKKRVPVFLTREEALRLIEAIATYHGKKKLRKSNWHEYRDRAMLLMLLNTGMRVSELVGLNLNNVQRDHNNVHIFVLGKGGKERVLKLNQTAESALSHYLQHRPIAKDSSDALFLNKNRTRLGRKGVNEALQKYVREAQLPPKSSNISPHKLRHTLATLLLSNGENLRVVQEILGHSSIQTTQIYTHVINSEKDEALDRLDQWT from the coding sequence ATGGCTACAACAGATTATCCCTTTTCGCGAAAACTATCCCCTAGCATTAATCGACTGGTATTGGGGTTTCCAGAAGACGTGCAGGAATTTTTCTTAGAAATGATTAGCGCAGACCGCTCTCAGCAAACGATTTCTAACTATGCGTATGATTTTGCTTTATTTTTCGACTACCTTAAAGAAAAAGGGATCGCTCTCGAAGAAATACGTCCCATAACCATTAAGCGCTTCTTCCGTCATATTGAAAATGGTTATGAACGTGTGATTCAGATACAATTGAGGAGGGAAGATCCTATTACCGGAGAAGTGGAACGCAAATGGATCGAGCGGAAACATTACCGTGAAAATACGTATGCGGGTAAACAGCGAAAACGCGCCTCACTACGCTCTCTCTTTCGCTATCTGGTTAAACTGGGTGCGTTAGATAAAGATCCAATGGAAGAATACGAGGATGCCAGTTTACGCTCACGTTCGAAGAAACGAGTCCCTGTATTCCTCACCCGCGAGGAAGCGCTACGTCTGATTGAAGCTATCGCTACCTATCATGGGAAAAAGAAATTGCGTAAGAGTAATTGGCACGAATATCGTGATCGTGCGATGTTGCTTATGCTATTAAATACAGGGATGCGTGTATCAGAACTGGTAGGCCTTAATCTAAATAATGTACAGCGAGATCACAATAACGTACATATATTTGTATTGGGGAAAGGAGGAAAAGAGCGCGTACTCAAATTAAACCAGACAGCAGAGTCCGCTTTGAGCCACTATCTCCAGCATCGACCTATAGCTAAAGATAGTTCCGACGCTTTATTTCTTAATAAGAACCGAACACGATTAGGACGTAAGGGAGTAAATGAAGCGCTGCAAAAATACGTACGAGAGGCACAATTGCCCCCTAAGTCATCCAATATATCTCCCCATAAACTGCGCCATACATTAGCTACTCTCCTTCTCTCCAATGGAGAAAACTTGCGGGTAGTTCAGGAAATCTTAGGCCATTCCAGTATTCAAACCACTCAGATCTATACACATGTCATCAACTCAGAAAAAGACGAAGCATTAGATCGCTTAGATCAATGGACGTAA
- a CDS encoding alkaline phosphatase, with protein sequence MNLLEKILHKAIDRRTFLKATSLYAMMSLGATILHPPAILAQKRSLIPYFSTYPFSVGVASGDPLPDGIIIWTRLIMDRESMERLRSHPLDVHWEVAEDKRFKRIVHAGTTVARPDLHYAVHVDVRGLKANREYYYRFLAGNEQSPIGRTKTAPAAEEMPSALSFAFASCQNYEHGYYTAFDHMAREELDFVLHLGDYIYEYGANQLVAPREGKARKHSGGKCKTLSDYRKRYTQYRQDPYLQKAHALFPWIVVWDDHEVENNYASDIPQRGSRRSFLLKRKAAYQAYYENMPIRLFSEPQGDTMRIYRSFTYGRLAQFYLLDTRQYRDDQKPGDGWRSLDSIPQDGRTLLGNEQERWLFKELKSSSAQWNVLAQQVFFSQYIRLKQGKRRVNTDSWDGYPDARKRLIEYMSNEKVNNPVVLTGDVHSNWVSDIKEDFKDANAAIIATEFVGTSITSEGDGSETLSQVEKIKKENPHLLYCNNQRGYVRCQLTEQSWQTDFRIVPYVSKPYAPIHTHARYIINAGKAGAKRQK encoded by the coding sequence ATGAATTTACTTGAAAAGATTCTTCACAAGGCGATCGATCGCCGTACTTTTCTCAAAGCAACGAGCTTGTATGCGATGATGTCTCTGGGGGCAACCATTTTACACCCCCCTGCTATACTAGCTCAGAAGCGTTCACTCATTCCTTATTTCTCTACATATCCTTTTTCAGTAGGCGTCGCCTCTGGAGATCCACTGCCAGACGGTATCATTATTTGGACTCGTCTTATAATGGATCGTGAATCTATGGAACGTTTACGTTCCCATCCATTGGATGTGCATTGGGAAGTAGCGGAAGATAAGCGATTTAAACGAATTGTGCATGCGGGCACCACAGTAGCCCGGCCTGATCTTCATTATGCGGTACATGTGGATGTACGCGGATTAAAAGCGAATCGAGAATACTACTATCGCTTTTTAGCTGGGAATGAACAAAGTCCAATCGGGAGAACGAAAACAGCTCCCGCTGCAGAGGAAATGCCTTCTGCGCTTTCATTTGCCTTTGCTTCTTGTCAAAATTACGAGCATGGATACTATACTGCCTTTGATCATATGGCACGGGAAGAGCTTGATTTTGTCCTGCATTTGGGAGACTATATTTACGAATATGGAGCAAATCAATTAGTGGCACCACGAGAGGGTAAAGCTCGAAAACACTCGGGAGGAAAATGTAAAACACTTAGTGATTATCGCAAACGATATACTCAATATCGCCAAGACCCCTATCTGCAAAAAGCACATGCCCTTTTCCCATGGATAGTAGTCTGGGATGATCATGAAGTAGAAAACAACTATGCAAGCGATATTCCGCAACGAGGATCACGGCGTTCGTTCTTACTAAAAAGAAAGGCAGCCTATCAAGCTTACTACGAAAATATGCCGATCCGTCTGTTTTCAGAGCCCCAAGGAGACACGATGCGAATTTATCGTAGCTTTACCTATGGGAGATTAGCTCAATTTTATCTGTTAGATACGCGTCAATATCGAGATGATCAAAAGCCAGGGGATGGATGGAGATCCCTAGATTCTATTCCGCAGGATGGACGAACATTGTTAGGCAACGAACAGGAACGGTGGCTATTTAAAGAGTTGAAAAGTTCATCCGCCCAGTGGAATGTATTAGCTCAGCAAGTCTTTTTCTCGCAATATATCCGATTAAAGCAGGGAAAACGAAGAGTTAATACTGATTCTTGGGATGGATATCCGGATGCGCGCAAGCGTTTAATAGAGTATATGTCGAATGAGAAAGTAAATAATCCTGTTGTATTGACTGGAGATGTTCATTCCAACTGGGTTAGTGATATTAAAGAAGACTTCAAAGATGCCAATGCAGCCATTATAGCTACTGAATTTGTTGGCACATCAATAACTTCAGAAGGGGATGGCAGTGAAACCCTATCACAGGTAGAGAAGATCAAGAAAGAGAACCCTCATTTACTTTACTGTAATAACCAGCGTGGATATGTCCGTTGTCAATTGACGGAACAATCATGGCAGACCGATTTTCGCATTGTTCCGTATGTGAGTAAACCTTATGCTCCGATCCATACGCATGCTCGTTATATTATAAATGCAGGAAAAGCAGGGGCGAAACGACAAAAATAA
- a CDS encoding CDP-glycerol glycerophosphotransferase family protein, with protein sequence MVTSIMWELHNNTSLLFLLIGWVLGMMMGIILSPKIRKVIRLLKVWTRRYVGVTIYNLARLFPRDNKLIVFGAENGGGYRGNPKYLFLHMNTDSRFRCIWVLKKKDVVESLQNEGIEAYHYHSLKGIYYQLRARTFIHSHSIHDDFNRYLLGGATSINTWHGVGLKKVWGANKNTFTYKALHDKRPLIRFIKSPVVKTQVAKENYVISTSDAVSSYYPETFLTSADNVLPLGQARNDVFYINSNEDEAVPSWIKENKVITYMPTHRRFGKLDADLSVIMDLEELDQFCEEYGYKFVIKRHMYSRGEIPTLRHVHDVSQEGIDPQMLLKYTDILVTDYSSCYTDYLLLDRPVLFFCYDLEVYLQQSNEMYFDYFEVTPGSRPTTFAAFMQSLIEIAEGNDPMQSERARVRDIFYSHENQMPVAQKQVTYFYNHIWNVSPPQK encoded by the coding sequence ATGGTGACATCGATTATGTGGGAGTTACACAATAATACATCGCTTCTGTTCCTCCTGATCGGATGGGTACTGGGAATGATGATGGGAATTATTTTAAGTCCAAAGATACGAAAAGTGATACGCCTGCTTAAAGTATGGACAAGACGGTATGTAGGAGTAACGATATATAACTTGGCTCGCCTTTTTCCACGTGATAACAAACTTATTGTTTTTGGTGCTGAAAATGGGGGTGGATATCGAGGTAACCCTAAATATCTCTTTTTGCACATGAACACTGACTCGCGTTTTCGCTGTATCTGGGTATTAAAGAAAAAAGATGTCGTGGAGTCTTTACAAAATGAAGGAATTGAAGCATATCACTATCATTCATTAAAAGGTATTTATTATCAGTTGCGAGCACGAACGTTTATACATTCACACTCCATTCATGATGATTTTAATCGTTACTTATTGGGAGGGGCCACCTCAATCAATACTTGGCATGGTGTTGGACTAAAAAAAGTATGGGGGGCGAACAAAAACACGTTTACTTACAAAGCATTACATGATAAACGCCCTCTTATTCGCTTCATTAAGAGTCCTGTAGTAAAAACGCAAGTAGCCAAGGAAAATTATGTGATTTCGACTAGTGATGCTGTTTCATCATACTATCCAGAAACATTTTTAACTTCGGCGGATAATGTCCTCCCTCTCGGTCAAGCACGAAATGATGTCTTCTATATAAATTCGAATGAAGATGAAGCAGTCCCATCATGGATAAAAGAGAATAAGGTAATTACGTATATGCCAACCCACCGCCGTTTTGGTAAATTGGATGCGGACCTGAGCGTAATTATGGATTTAGAGGAGCTAGATCAGTTTTGTGAGGAGTACGGCTATAAGTTTGTTATTAAGCGACACATGTATAGCCGAGGAGAAATCCCCACACTGCGCCATGTGCATGATGTGAGTCAAGAGGGTATAGATCCACAAATGTTGCTCAAGTATACGGATATTCTTGTCACAGATTACTCTAGTTGTTACACCGACTATTTATTACTCGATCGCCCAGTGTTATTCTTCTGCTATGACTTAGAGGTATATTTGCAACAGTCTAATGAGATGTACTTCGATTACTTTGAAGTTACTCCTGGTTCACGTCCTACTACTTTTGCAGCATTTATGCAATCTCTCATTGAGATAGCAGAAGGTAATGACCCAATGCAATCAGAGCGAGCCCGAGTACGCGATATCTTTTATAGTCATGAAAATCAAATGCCTGTTGCTCAGAAGCAAGTAACTTATTTTTATAACCATATCTGGAATGTATCACCTCCACAAAAATAA
- a CDS encoding SDR family oxidoreductase, producing MRTCIITGASRGIGRAIALQMSQREDIENVILIARNGEGLEETKALMNPEKNIELYSVDLAHFEEIQQIITQIGERYGSIDYLLNVAGYADPKSLLETTLDNWELTYRINVHSVFMITREAVKYMKKNGGSILNVASTAGMSARPGWLSYSSSKAALISMSHTLSEELAEYGIRVYCVSPGRCATDLRRALAPDEDQSKIMQPEHVAGVVDNLLSDNGVCLDGQNIVIRKATQVR from the coding sequence GTGAGAACGTGTATTATTACTGGAGCGAGTCGTGGTATTGGTCGTGCGATCGCTCTACAGATGAGTCAGCGAGAAGATATTGAGAATGTGATTTTAATCGCACGAAACGGTGAAGGGTTAGAAGAAACAAAGGCATTAATGAATCCGGAGAAAAACATCGAACTATATAGTGTTGATCTGGCCCATTTCGAAGAAATCCAACAGATTATCACTCAGATTGGGGAAAGATATGGTTCGATCGATTATCTTCTCAATGTAGCAGGCTATGCTGATCCCAAGTCTTTATTAGAAACCACTTTAGACAACTGGGAGTTAACCTATCGTATTAACGTCCATTCTGTCTTCATGATTACCCGTGAAGCAGTCAAATACATGAAAAAGAACGGCGGAAGCATCCTAAACGTAGCTTCGACCGCAGGGATGAGTGCACGCCCGGGTTGGCTCTCTTATTCTTCATCAAAGGCTGCATTGATCAGCATGTCTCATACCCTTTCCGAAGAGCTAGCGGAATATGGGATTCGGGTTTATTGTGTTTCTCCAGGAAGATGTGCAACCGATCTTCGCCGTGCTCTCGCACCTGATGAAGACCAATCTAAAATTATGCAGCCAGAACATGTGGCTGGTGTAGTAGATAACCTTCTCTCTGACAACGGCGTTTGTCTTGATGGACAAAACATAGTTATCCGTAAAGCAACACAAGTAAGATAA